Proteins encoded by one window of uncultured Celeribacter sp.:
- a CDS encoding alpha/beta hydrolase: protein MTDYLDTPSGRRIAYNRLEGEGTGVVFLGGFMSDMAGTKAVALEQWAAAQGRPFLRFDYSGHGESAGEFRDGCIGDWAEDAQAVIEALTEGPQVLVGSSMGGWISLLMCKRIHPRVGGLVTIAAAPDFTEDGFWASFDEADRKALMDEGVVMVPSDYADPYPITRRLIEDGRDHLILRSPLALPFPVRFLQGTADTSVSVETAMQLFDHAAGDDIRLTLVKGADHSFSTVECLKIIEAAIFDVLAGV, encoded by the coding sequence ATGACCGATTATCTCGACACCCCCTCCGGCCGCCGCATTGCCTACAATCGCCTTGAGGGCGAGGGCACCGGCGTTGTGTTCCTTGGCGGGTTCATGTCGGATATGGCGGGGACGAAAGCCGTCGCACTCGAACAATGGGCGGCGGCGCAGGGCCGGCCTTTCCTTCGGTTCGATTACTCGGGTCATGGCGAAAGCGCCGGAGAGTTCCGTGACGGCTGTATCGGCGATTGGGCGGAGGATGCGCAGGCGGTGATCGAAGCGCTCACGGAGGGCCCACAAGTGCTTGTCGGCTCCTCCATGGGCGGTTGGATTTCGCTTTTGATGTGCAAACGCATTCACCCGCGTGTCGGCGGCCTTGTGACCATTGCCGCCGCCCCTGACTTTACCGAAGACGGCTTTTGGGCCAGCTTCGATGAGGCGGATCGCAAGGCACTTATGGACGAGGGCGTCGTCATGGTGCCCTCCGATTATGCCGACCCGTACCCGATCACCCGGCGCCTCATCGAGGACGGGCGCGACCATCTGATCCTGCGCAGCCCGCTGGCGCTGCCCTTCCCGGTGCGCTTCCTTCAGGGCACGGCGGACACCTCCGTGTCGGTCGAGACCGCGATGCAGCTCTTCGATCATGCGGCGGGCGATGATATTCGTCTCACTCTGGTCAAAGGGGCGGATCATTCCTTCTCCACCGTCGAGTGCCTCAAGATCATCGAGGCGGCGATCTTTGATGTGCTGGCCGGAGTTTGA
- a CDS encoding GDSL-type esterase/lipase family protein yields the protein MPLILTFGDSNTHGVQPMTTRPTDLPRLTRRWPVVMAEVLGWEVIEEGLPGRTFAFPDPEMGPHMDGRVGLFTALESHGPIDAMTIMLGTNDLKAHFDAAPEDIAAACGFHLDVALSEEMQARHGGFEPFLILPPRPYAAGCLAETYVGAVDKAQAVQDAMRAEADARDVAVFDANAVISVSDLDGVHFDAAAHEVLGQAVAGFILSELAEG from the coding sequence ATGCCTTTGATCCTGACCTTCGGCGACAGCAACACCCATGGCGTTCAGCCGATGACCACCCGGCCCACCGACTTGCCGCGCCTGACCCGGCGCTGGCCGGTGGTGATGGCCGAGGTGTTAGGCTGGGAGGTGATCGAAGAGGGGCTGCCGGGGCGCACATTCGCCTTTCCCGATCCCGAGATGGGGCCGCATATGGACGGGCGGGTCGGGCTTTTTACCGCGCTTGAAAGCCACGGACCGATTGACGCGATGACGATTATGCTGGGCACCAACGATCTCAAAGCGCATTTCGACGCCGCGCCCGAAGACATCGCCGCCGCCTGTGGCTTTCACCTCGACGTCGCGCTCTCCGAGGAGATGCAGGCCCGTCATGGCGGGTTCGAACCCTTCCTCATCCTGCCGCCCCGCCCCTATGCGGCCGGCTGTCTGGCCGAGACCTATGTCGGTGCGGTAGACAAAGCACAGGCGGTTCAGGACGCCATGCGTGCCGAGGCCGACGCCCGCGATGTCGCCGTCTTCGATGCCAATGCGGTGATTTCCGTCTCCGATCTGGACGGCGTGCATTTCGATGCCGCCGCGCATGAGGTCTTGGGACAGGCCGTGGCCGGGTTTATCCTGTCGGAACTTGCCGAGGGCTGA
- a CDS encoding DoxX family membrane protein: MFNDMFATKLDRINAVALNALPLLARFTFAAVLLRYFWTSALTKLERPLTPSFNAYAQIFPRKMEAAGYDISGFGAFEWGVVMAGTYAEFLLPLLIVLGLATRLAALGMIGFVLVQSLTDVIGHGLDMATIGALFDRHSDALIFDQRALWGMVLLTLVGLGGGWASLDRLIFNRLTNTETR, translated from the coding sequence ATGTTTAACGATATGTTCGCGACAAAGTTGGACCGGATCAACGCGGTGGCCTTAAACGCCCTGCCCTTGCTGGCACGTTTCACCTTTGCCGCCGTGCTGTTGCGCTATTTCTGGACCTCGGCGCTGACCAAACTGGAGAGGCCTCTGACCCCATCCTTCAACGCCTATGCCCAGATTTTTCCACGAAAAATGGAGGCCGCAGGCTATGACATCTCAGGCTTTGGCGCCTTTGAGTGGGGCGTTGTCATGGCCGGAACCTATGCCGAATTCCTCTTGCCCCTGCTGATTGTTCTGGGCCTCGCAACTCGGCTCGCCGCTCTGGGCATGATCGGCTTTGTCCTCGTGCAAAGCCTCACCGATGTGATCGGGCATGGTCTCGACATGGCGACCATTGGCGCGCTGTTCGATCGACATTCCGATGCGCTGATCTTTGACCAACGCGCGCTTTGGGGGATGGTCTTGCTCACGCTTGTCGGGCTGGGGGGCGGCTGGGCCTCATTGGATCGGCTGATATTCAACCGCCTCACCAACACAGAGACAAGATAA
- a CDS encoding DNA-binding domain-containing protein translates to MRQQDFIQAALAPEAPIPAGLITPSGAPAKRRFDVYRNNIIVGLKAAIAASYPAVKSLVGDAFFDAMAGDYVRAHPPKTPILPLYGTDFAAFIDNFAPASRLPYLGDVARLEYALRQSYHAADTRPVPAAEFSDPLLFTRQVALAPTVTWLASAYPVTKLRRFALDGDRPSGGAEDVLITRPGFDPVATAFPPGTCAVLDALQDGMALANAAELAPSDLDLSQFLGTLLKGGAIIDILEGDHDV, encoded by the coding sequence ATGAGACAGCAGGACTTCATCCAAGCCGCACTTGCGCCCGAGGCCCCGATCCCGGCAGGGCTCATCACCCCCTCGGGCGCCCCAGCCAAGCGGCGCTTCGACGTCTATCGCAACAACATCATCGTGGGCCTCAAAGCGGCCATCGCCGCCTCTTATCCAGCGGTAAAATCCCTCGTTGGAGACGCGTTTTTCGACGCGATGGCGGGAGACTACGTCCGCGCGCACCCGCCCAAAACGCCGATCCTGCCGCTCTACGGCACTGATTTCGCGGCGTTTATCGACAATTTCGCCCCGGCGTCGCGCCTGCCCTATCTCGGCGATGTGGCGCGTCTCGAATATGCGCTACGCCAAAGTTATCACGCCGCCGACACGCGCCCAGTGCCTGCGGCGGAGTTCTCCGACCCCTTGTTGTTCACCCGCCAAGTCGCGCTTGCGCCCACAGTGACCTGGCTCGCAAGCGCCTATCCCGTGACCAAATTGCGCCGCTTTGCCCTGGACGGCGACCGGCCGTCGGGCGGGGCGGAGGATGTACTGATCACACGTCCAGGTTTCGACCCCGTCGCCACCGCCTTTCCGCCCGGCACCTGTGCCGTGCTAGATGCATTGCAGGACGGCATGGCGCTGGCCAATGCCGCCGAGCTTGCGCCCTCGGATCTCGATCTTTCGCAGTTTCTCGGCACGCTTTTGAAAGGCGGCGCCATCATCGACATTCTGGAGGGGGATCACGATGTTTAA
- a CDS encoding MFS transporter yields the protein MSLSERLFRTLSGSKDAQGTAEGLSDQATRAEPTNFLRHVGALSMTKSADGLFDPKLVLSWLMSHLGAPAALIGLLVPIREAGALLPQLFTAPRIHHMAQRKWAWALAGLGQGIAAAALVLIGLTLTGWAAGVAACVAVAFLAVSRSVASVSYKDILGKTIAKTRRGAVTGTASSVSSVVVVAFALLLIFAPVDRYILVIGALAAAAVLWGLAFVIFSTLREEKDPGEGREKVLAQLKLLKHKPMLRRFIYARGLLTGTALAPPYLIVLGAQAGNGTFEALGASVLASALASFLSSYVWGRLADRSSKTVLALSGLFGAAALVLGVTLDLMGLSATSWAIPLSLFLLMICYHGVRQGRSTYLVDLAPEDQRTAYTAVANTVIGVILLGSGVIGAVASAIGPHAALLSFAGLALAGAVVAFRLEEVEEGFSLFAMEKD from the coding sequence ATGTCTCTTTCCGAGCGTCTGTTTCGGACCCTGTCCGGTTCGAAAGACGCGCAAGGCACGGCCGAGGGTCTGAGCGATCAGGCAACGCGGGCCGAACCCACAAATTTCCTGCGCCATGTCGGTGCTTTGTCGATGACCAAATCTGCCGATGGGCTGTTCGATCCCAAATTGGTCCTGTCCTGGCTGATGTCGCATCTGGGTGCGCCGGCCGCGCTCATCGGGCTTTTGGTGCCGATCCGGGAGGCGGGGGCTTTGTTGCCCCAGCTTTTCACCGCGCCGCGCATTCACCATATGGCACAACGCAAATGGGCCTGGGCCTTGGCCGGTCTGGGGCAGGGGATTGCCGCCGCCGCCCTCGTGCTCATCGGTTTGACTTTGACCGGCTGGGCCGCGGGCGTTGCGGCCTGTGTCGCCGTCGCCTTTCTGGCCGTGTCGCGCTCGGTGGCCTCGGTCAGCTACAAAGACATCTTGGGCAAGACCATCGCCAAGACCCGACGCGGCGCGGTCACGGGCACCGCAAGTTCCGTGTCCTCCGTGGTGGTTGTGGCCTTCGCGCTTTTGCTGATCTTTGCGCCAGTGGACCGCTACATTCTGGTGATCGGCGCACTTGCGGCGGCTGCCGTGCTTTGGGGGTTGGCCTTCGTGATCTTCTCCACTCTGCGTGAGGAAAAGGACCCCGGCGAGGGCCGCGAAAAAGTTCTGGCCCAGCTCAAACTTCTCAAACACAAACCCATGCTGCGCCGCTTTATCTATGCCCGGGGGCTTTTGACCGGCACGGCTTTAGCCCCGCCTTATCTGATCGTCTTGGGCGCACAGGCGGGCAATGGCACGTTTGAGGCCTTGGGCGCTTCCGTTCTGGCCTCCGCGCTCGCGTCTTTCTTGTCGTCCTACGTCTGGGGGCGGCTCGCGGATCGCTCGTCGAAAACTGTGCTGGCGCTCTCGGGCCTGTTCGGCGCCGCCGCCCTCGTGCTGGGTGTCACACTTGATCTCATGGGGCTCTCCGCGACCTCTTGGGCCATCCCGCTCTCGCTCTTTCTCTTGATGATTTGCTATCATGGCGTGCGTCAGGGCCGCTCCACCTACCTTGTCGATCTCGCCCCCGAAGATCAGCGCACCGCCTATACCGCCGTTGCCAACACGGTGATCGGCGTGATTTTGCTGGGATCGGGTGTGATCGGCGCCGTGGCTTCTGCCATCGGTCCGCATGCGGCGCTTTTGAGTTTCGCAGGGTTGGCACTGGCGGGAGCTGTTGTTGCGTTTCGTCTTGAAGAGGTCGAGGAGGGCTTTTCGCTTTTCGCCATGGAAAAAGACTGA
- a CDS encoding ArsC/Spx/MgsR family protein, translated as MTLIYGIKTCDTCRKAVKAMGVELTDIRAEPLSREQLERFYTAFGEALLNTRSTTWRGFSEEERARAPLDLLADHPTLMKRPVIEKDGQLYLGWGKDVQAALL; from the coding sequence ATGACACTGATTTACGGGATCAAGACCTGCGATACCTGCCGCAAAGCGGTGAAGGCGATGGGCGTCGAACTGACCGATATTCGTGCGGAACCTCTGTCCAGAGAGCAGCTTGAGCGATTCTATACGGCGTTTGGCGAGGCTTTGCTCAACACGCGTTCGACCACATGGCGTGGGTTTTCCGAAGAAGAACGCGCCCGCGCCCCACTTGATCTTCTGGCAGATCATCCGACGCTCATGAAGCGCCCGGTGATCGAGAAAGACGGCCAGCTCTATCTCGGCTGGGGCAAGGATGTGCAGGCGGCACTTCTCTGA
- a CDS encoding VOC family protein, translating to MRYLHTMVRVKDLEKTMAFFELLGLKETKRIDHEGGRFSLVFMAPEGQPECPVELTYNWDGDEGLPSDSRHFGHLAYEVEDIYALCQKLMDAGVVINRPPRDGHMAFVRSPDNVSIELLQKGDSLAPAEPWASMENTGHW from the coding sequence ATGCGCTATCTGCACACGATGGTCCGGGTGAAGGATCTGGAGAAAACCATGGCGTTTTTCGAGCTTTTGGGGCTCAAGGAAACCAAACGCATCGACCATGAAGGCGGGCGGTTTTCGCTGGTTTTCATGGCACCCGAGGGCCAGCCGGAATGTCCGGTCGAACTGACCTACAACTGGGACGGCGACGAGGGGCTACCGTCGGACAGTCGGCATTTCGGGCATCTGGCCTATGAGGTCGAGGACATCTACGCGCTGTGTCAAAAGCTGATGGACGCAGGCGTGGTGATCAACCGCCCGCCGCGCGACGGGCATATGGCCTTTGTGCGCTCGCCGGACAATGTGTCGATCGAATTGCTGCAAAAGGGCGACAGCCTTGCGCCCGCAGAGCCTTGGGCCTCGATGGAAAACACCGGGCACTGGTGA
- a CDS encoding DUF2282 domain-containing protein — translation MSTQSKTLALLGAMTAALSIAGTASAEEQEKCYGVALAGENGCAAGPGTTCAGTSKVDYQGNAWTLVPAGTCADIELPAMMDGTERMGALEALDRDLPMDS, via the coding sequence ATGAGCACTCAATCCAAAACCCTCGCGCTGCTTGGCGCCATGACCGCGGCCCTCTCCATCGCAGGCACCGCCTCCGCGGAAGAGCAGGAAAAATGCTACGGCGTGGCGCTGGCCGGTGAAAACGGCTGCGCGGCAGGTCCGGGCACCACCTGTGCCGGCACCTCGAAAGTCGACTATCAGGGCAACGCCTGGACGCTGGTGCCCGCTGGCACCTGCGCCGACATCGAGCTTCCGGCCATGATGGACGGCACCGAACGCATGGGCGCGCTCGAAGCGCTTGACCGCGACTTGCCGATGGACAGCTAA
- a CDS encoding DUF692 domain-containing protein: MLDQTKQLPMGVGVGYKSKHFSNISEGDHPVKWLEIHAENYMGEKGVAGGRPMAQLRALSDRFPISVHGVGLSIGGEGRLDPDHLVRLSHLIDEINPASFSEHLAWSTHDTGPHRGYFNDLLPLPYTAKTLTRVCDHIDEVQERLGRQMLLENPSSYLAFAETTYGEVEFLRAVVKRTGCGLLLDVNNVFVSANNLRIDAYDYIDAFPHDAVGEIHLGGHDEDKDEDGAPLLIDSHGREVADPVWHLYTYALATGGPKPTLIEWDTDVPEWEVLSSEAARAALRLEQVLV, from the coding sequence ATGTTGGACCAGACAAAACAGCTGCCGATGGGCGTCGGCGTGGGATATAAATCCAAGCACTTTTCGAACATTTCCGAGGGGGATCACCCGGTGAAATGGCTCGAAATCCATGCAGAAAACTACATGGGCGAAAAAGGCGTGGCGGGCGGTCGTCCGATGGCACAGCTTCGTGCGCTGTCGGATCGCTTTCCGATTTCTGTCCATGGTGTGGGGCTTTCTATTGGCGGCGAGGGCCGACTTGACCCGGATCACCTCGTGCGGCTGAGCCATCTCATCGACGAGATCAACCCCGCTTCCTTCTCCGAACATCTCGCCTGGTCGACGCACGACACCGGGCCACATAGAGGCTATTTCAACGACCTTCTGCCCCTGCCCTACACCGCCAAAACCCTGACCCGTGTGTGCGACCATATCGACGAGGTGCAGGAGCGTTTGGGGCGGCAGATGCTCTTGGAAAACCCCTCCTCCTATCTCGCCTTCGCGGAAACCACTTACGGCGAGGTCGAATTCCTTCGGGCCGTGGTAAAACGCACCGGCTGCGGGCTTTTGCTTGATGTGAACAATGTTTTCGTCTCCGCCAACAACCTGCGGATCGACGCCTATGACTATATCGACGCTTTCCCGCATGACGCCGTGGGGGAAATCCACCTTGGCGGTCACGATGAGGATAAGGACGAAGACGGCGCGCCGCTTTTGATCGACAGCCACGGTCGCGAGGTCGCCGATCCGGTCTGGCATCTTTACACCTACGCTCTGGCCACTGGCGGGCCGAAGCCGACGCTCATCGAATGGGACACCGATGTGCCCGAGTGGGAGGTTCTGTCCTCTGAGGCCGCCCGTGCTGCGCTCCGTCTCGAACAGGTGCTGGTATGA
- a CDS encoding dihydrofolate reductase, producing MITLIAARDRNGAIGKDNTIPWEAPEDLKFFMRETMGGAVIMGRHTWDSLPFKPLKNRLNIVVSSQGVDHEHVFETVEEAIAFAQSEGRARIYAMGGFGIYKAMLPLADRLVITKVDTEVEGADTWFPEFAPKDWREVSRMVLRTDAPRCEVVEWVR from the coding sequence ATGATCACGCTTATCGCCGCCCGCGACCGCAACGGGGCCATTGGCAAGGACAACACCATCCCTTGGGAGGCGCCCGAGGATCTGAAATTCTTCATGCGCGAAACCATGGGGGGCGCGGTGATCATGGGGCGGCATACCTGGGACAGTCTTCCGTTCAAGCCTTTGAAAAACCGATTGAATATTGTGGTGTCTTCTCAAGGCGTCGATCACGAGCACGTCTTTGAGACGGTGGAAGAGGCGATTGCCTTTGCCCAATCAGAGGGGCGCGCGCGCATTTATGCCATGGGCGGCTTTGGGATTTACAAAGCGATGCTGCCATTGGCCGACCGGCTTGTGATCACTAAGGTCGACACAGAAGTCGAAGGTGCGGACACGTGGTTCCCTGAGTTTGCCCCCAAAGACTGGCGCGAGGTCTCTCGCATGGTGCTACGGACAGATGCACCGCGTTGCGAGGTTGTGGAGTGGGTGAGGTAA
- a CDS encoding cold-shock protein → MPTGTVKWFNTTKGYGFIAPDDGGKDVFVHISAVERAGMTGLADNMKIGYELREGRDGRASASELVAL, encoded by the coding sequence ATGCCCACTGGCACCGTCAAATGGTTCAACACCACCAAAGGCTACGGCTTTATTGCACCTGACGATGGCGGCAAGGATGTGTTCGTACACATTTCTGCGGTCGAGCGCGCTGGCATGACCGGCCTCGCAGACAACATGAAGATCGGCTACGAACTTCGTGAAGGCCGCGACGGACGTGCATCCGCCTCTGAACTTGTCGCGCTGTAA
- the thrS gene encoding threonine--tRNA ligase, which translates to MAPISLTFPDGNSREFNAGVTPADVAASISNSLAKKAISASVNGQHWDLQWPINEDAKIAIHTMQDDEPALELIRHDLAHIMARAVQELWPDVKVTIGPVRDNGWFYDFDREEPFTPEDLGEIEAKMKEIINAREPVKTEVWGRDEAIDYYNAKGEPFKVELVNRIPEGEDLRMYWHGDWQDLCRGPHLQHTGQVPADAFKLTHVAGAYWLGDSSRPMLQRIYGVAFKNRKDLKAWELMMEEAAKRDHRKLGKEMDLFHMQEEAPGQIFWHPNGWKIYTTLQDYMRRQQERDGYVEVNTPQVVNRKLWEASGHWDNYQENMFIVEVDEDHAREKTVNALKPMNCPCHVQVFNQGLKSYRDLPLRMAEFGSCNRYEPSGALHGIMRVRGFTQDDAHIFCEEKHIEAETKKFIEFLAKIYADLGFNDWSIKLSTRPEKRIGSEESWDHSEESLGNACKAAGYDYEIQEGEGAFYGPKLEFVLTDAIGREWQCGTLQVDPNLPERLDASYIGQDGAKHRPIMLHRAVVGSFERFIGILIEEHAGKLPFWLAPRQVVVTTIVSEADDYAAEVVAALKAAGVRAEADTRNEKINYKVREHSLAKVPVILAVGSREVEDKTVSVRRLGEKQTAMMSLADTVSELKDAALAPDLK; encoded by the coding sequence ATGGCACCGATTTCTCTCACATTCCCCGATGGCAATTCGCGCGAGTTTAACGCTGGCGTGACCCCTGCCGATGTGGCCGCAAGCATTTCGAACAGCCTTGCGAAGAAAGCGATCTCCGCGTCCGTCAACGGTCAGCACTGGGACCTCCAGTGGCCGATCAATGAGGATGCTAAGATTGCCATTCACACCATGCAAGACGATGAACCTGCGCTCGAACTGATCCGGCATGACCTTGCGCATATCATGGCGCGCGCGGTGCAGGAGCTTTGGCCCGATGTCAAAGTGACCATCGGCCCGGTGCGCGACAACGGCTGGTTCTATGACTTCGACCGCGAAGAGCCGTTCACGCCCGAAGATTTGGGGGAGATCGAGGCGAAGATGAAAGAGATCATCAACGCCCGCGAGCCGGTGAAGACCGAAGTGTGGGGCCGTGACGAGGCGATTGACTATTACAATGCCAAGGGCGAGCCTTTTAAGGTCGAGCTTGTGAACCGCATTCCCGAGGGCGAGGATTTGCGGATGTATTGGCATGGCGACTGGCAGGATCTCTGCCGCGGTCCGCATTTGCAACACACAGGGCAAGTGCCCGCAGATGCCTTCAAACTGACCCATGTGGCGGGCGCTTACTGGCTGGGCGACAGCTCGCGTCCGATGTTGCAGCGCATTTACGGCGTGGCCTTCAAGAACCGCAAGGATCTGAAGGCCTGGGAACTGATGATGGAAGAGGCCGCCAAGCGCGATCACCGCAAGCTGGGCAAAGAGATGGACCTCTTTCACATGCAGGAAGAAGCGCCGGGTCAGATTTTCTGGCATCCGAACGGCTGGAAAATCTACACCACGTTGCAAGATTACATGCGTCGCCAACAAGAACGTGACGGCTATGTCGAGGTGAACACGCCGCAGGTGGTGAACCGCAAGCTTTGGGAAGCCTCGGGGCATTGGGACAACTATCAGGAAAACATGTTCATCGTCGAAGTGGACGAGGATCATGCCCGAGAGAAAACCGTCAACGCGCTGAAACCGATGAACTGCCCGTGCCACGTGCAGGTGTTCAATCAGGGTTTGAAATCCTACCGCGACCTGCCGCTGCGCATGGCCGAGTTTGGCTCTTGCAACCGGTATGAGCCCTCGGGCGCGCTGCACGGCATCATGCGGGTGCGCGGCTTCACGCAGGACGACGCGCATATCTTCTGCGAAGAAAAGCATATCGAAGCGGAAACCAAGAAGTTCATCGAATTCCTCGCGAAAATCTACGCCGATCTCGGGTTCAACGACTGGTCGATCAAGCTTTCGACCCGCCCCGAAAAACGCATCGGCTCGGAAGAAAGCTGGGATCACTCCGAGGAGTCCCTCGGCAACGCCTGTAAGGCCGCCGGTTACGACTATGAGATTCAAGAAGGCGAAGGGGCGTTTTATGGCCCGAAGCTTGAATTCGTGCTGACCGACGCCATCGGCCGCGAATGGCAATGTGGCACGCTGCAAGTCGACCCGAACCTGCCGGAGCGTCTGGACGCCAGCTACATCGGTCAGGACGGGGCAAAACACCGCCCGATCATGCTGCACCGTGCGGTTGTCGGCTCTTTCGAGCGGTTCATCGGCATTCTGATTGAAGAGCACGCGGGCAAATTGCCCTTCTGGCTCGCCCCGCGTCAGGTCGTTGTGACCACCATCGTCTCCGAGGCGGATGACTACGCCGCCGAGGTCGTGGCCGCCCTCAAAGCCGCCGGCGTGCGGGCCGAGGCCGACACGCGCAACGAGAAGATCAACTACAAGGTCCGCGAACACAGCCTCGCCAAAGTGCCGGTGATTCTGGCCGTCGGTTCCCGCGAGGTCGAAGACAAAACGGTCTCCGTGCGCCGTTTGGGCGAAAAACAGACCGCGATGATGTCACTTGCGGACACCGTGTCTGAGCTGAAAGACGCGGCTCTGGCGCCGGACTTGAAATAA
- a CDS encoding alpha/beta hydrolase, whose amino-acid sequence MTESLVLLPGFLADGRVFADQIIDLSRHHAVMVAPLLGESLTEMADAVLAVAPPKFAVAGHDLGASVATEILRRAPGRVSRIALISGSAQAEPPNAAAAREPRMIKAKTGRFGEVLWEELPTTALFETPHRNAIRDHWLEMAMEAGLETYLRQSRILQRRPDHQNVLRRARIPALVIGGGADTICPPRRQDFIAQLMPRADLVLIERAGHLPMLEAPQTVSRALKAWLEAEAPFVLR is encoded by the coding sequence ATGACCGAGAGCCTCGTTCTGTTGCCCGGATTTCTGGCCGATGGCCGGGTGTTCGCCGATCAGATCATTGATCTGAGCCGCCACCATGCCGTAATGGTCGCGCCTTTGCTGGGCGAGAGCCTCACCGAGATGGCCGATGCGGTGCTGGCCGTGGCGCCGCCGAAATTCGCGGTGGCGGGGCATGATCTCGGGGCTTCTGTGGCCACTGAAATCTTGCGCCGGGCGCCCGGACGGGTGAGCCGCATCGCGCTGATCTCCGGCTCTGCCCAAGCCGAGCCGCCCAATGCCGCCGCCGCCCGCGAGCCGCGGATGATCAAGGCCAAGACGGGCCGCTTTGGCGAAGTGTTGTGGGAAGAACTGCCCACGACCGCGCTGTTCGAGACGCCCCATCGCAACGCCATTCGTGACCATTGGCTCGAGATGGCGATGGAGGCCGGGCTCGAGACCTATTTGCGCCAATCGCGCATTCTGCAACGTCGCCCGGATCACCAAAACGTCCTGCGCCGAGCGCGCATTCCGGCGCTTGTGATCGGCGGCGGCGCTGACACGATCTGTCCGCCAAGGCGTCAGGATTTCATCGCCCAACTCATGCCGCGCGCGGATCTTGTCCTGATCGAGCGGGCCGGCCATCTGCCGATGCTGGAAGCGCCGCAAACGGTGTCACGCGCGCTCAAGGCATGGCTCGAAGCCGAAGCGCCCTTCGTGCTGCGGTGA
- a CDS encoding thymidylate synthase produces the protein MQQYHDQLKTILAHGVDTTDRTGTGTRSHFGLQARYDLADGFPMVTTKKLHLRSIIHELLWFLSGDTNIGYLKENGVSIWDEWADENGDLGPVYGAQWRKWPGHERGPIDQIENLLAAIKNAPDSRRLIVSAWNPAEVDNMALPPCHTLWQVKILGGKLHLQLYQRSADMFLGVPFNIASYALLLAMLAQVTGYEPGTFVHSIGDAHIYTNHMEQVELQLSRTPKALPKLRLNPDIKSLFDFKYEDIEILDYDPDPAIKAPVAV, from the coding sequence GTGCAGCAATACCACGACCAGCTCAAAACCATTCTGGCCCATGGGGTCGACACCACCGACCGGACGGGCACGGGGACGCGCTCCCATTTCGGGCTTCAGGCGCGTTACGATCTGGCCGATGGCTTCCCGATGGTGACCACGAAAAAGCTGCATCTGCGCTCGATCATCCATGAATTGCTGTGGTTTCTCTCCGGCGACACCAATATTGGCTACCTGAAAGAGAACGGTGTGTCGATCTGGGACGAATGGGCGGATGAGAACGGCGATCTCGGGCCGGTCTATGGCGCGCAATGGCGTAAATGGCCGGGGCATGAGCGTGGGCCGATTGATCAGATCGAAAACCTTCTGGCCGCAATCAAAAACGCCCCCGATTCCCGTCGCCTCATTGTCTCCGCCTGGAACCCGGCGGAGGTCGACAATATGGCGCTGCCGCCTTGCCACACGCTGTGGCAGGTGAAAATCCTCGGCGGCAAGCTGCATCTCCAGCTCTATCAACGCTCCGCCGACATGTTCCTCGGCGTGCCCTTCAACATCGCCTCCTACGCGCTTTTGCTTGCCATGCTGGCGCAGGTCACGGGCTATGAGCCGGGCACTTTCGTGCATTCCATCGGCGATGCGCATATTTACACCAACCACATGGAGCAGGTGGAGCTGCAACTCTCGCGGACGCCCAAGGCGTTGCCGAAGCTGCGTCTCAATCCCGATATAAAGAGCCTCTTTGATTTCAAATATGAGGACATCGAGATTCTCGACTACGACCCCGACCCGGCGATCAAAGCGCCGGTGGCCGTGTAA